From the genome of Thiobacter sp. AK1:
CCGGATGCAGGAAGGTTCTGCTCGTATAAGCTTCGTATGCCTCAATGGACGTGAACGGCTCGCAATGCCAACCACTACACCCTGGCACACCGTCCACGGCGGCAAGCAAGCGCGGGCGACCGTCCGGACCATAGATGGCGACAGATCGAGTCGTGGCCTCCTTGTATCTAAAGCCCCAGTAAATGGATGTGCCATTTGGTAGGGTTAATCGTCGCTTGGCGGCTTGAAAGCCATCGGAGATACGATCGGACACCAAGGCCTTTTGTTTGATTTGCGGGTCCGCGTAATAAAGCGTTTGGGCATTTCCAGTAAACTCCTCGATAAATTTGGTATCGTCGGGTGTGGCCGCAGTGGATTTCAACGGCTGTGCCGCGACCGCGGACGATTGGACCAACACGGCCAAAACCATCACGTACAACGCTTGGCGAATCCGTATCATCTTGAAACGTCCTTTCATGGTCTGCTTTGATTACCCTGCCCTGGTTCACAGGCGGACGGGGATGATTGTGCAATCCCTTTTCTGTAAATTTCTGCGGCGGGTGTCATGACGCCGGTGTTACGGGTTGAGGTTGAGATAGATCTTGCCGGTCATCCACTCGTCATCCAGTTGGTCGAGCAGAGCGCAGACCAGGCGCAGGCAGGACTCCGGGTTCGGGAAGTGGCTTCCCACCCGGGTGCGGCGTCTGAGTTCCCGGCGGATAGCGCTCCAGGGCGTTGGTCGTGCGCAGCCGCACCCGGTGAGAGGCCGGGAAGTCGAAGACCGTGAGGCTCTCGGGAATCGCGCTTTCGGCCCACTCGGCGAGCTTGGGATGTTCCTTGCGCCAGGCATCGAGTGCGGTCTTCAAAAGCCGTTGCACCTCGGCCTTGTCGGGGGCATTGAAGATGGCGCGCATCTGGGCGGCGAGCGTTTTCTTCGCCTCCTGACGGGTGACGAGCTGGCCGGCAGTCTGCTACAAATGGAAGTGGCATCGCTGCCAGGGTAGCGCGGGCAACACCGCCCGGCGGGCGGCCTTGAGCCCCGCGTGATCGTCGGCGACGATGAGCTTGACCCCCTTGAGACCCCGGGAAAGAAGACTTTCCAGGAAGCGCCACCA
Proteins encoded in this window:
- a CDS encoding transposase, with protein sequence MPGARNIPSSPSGPKARFPRASRSSTSRPLTGCGCARPTPWSAIRRELRRRTRVGSHFPNPESCLRLVCALLDQLDDEWMTGKIYLNLNP